The stretch of DNA TATCTTGTATACTGTGGCTTACGGATAATATTGTTTGAATAATTAAGTATAacgaataaaaaattaaaaattaaaaattaagattaaaaattaaaaaattaaaaaaaaagtataacgaaTACGAAATTTTTTAATCTGATAAGGTAAAAGGTCTCCTCCTGTCCTGATATGGAAAAGTATATGTTATACTATCAGTATTCAATGGTGGTAAGATAATACTTTAATGTGATTCGTATTGAACTTTGACCGTCATGTTTTggtaaaattattaatctgTCAACTGTTAACAACTCTCACTAAACTCTCTACTGTTTATAACATTGAAGAATGAAAGCATGTTGAAGTTTCTCTATTGATATAATTAGAACAATTCTTGCCACAAATTTAAATCACAATATTAATTTAGTGGgaatattggaaaaaaatatatgactCCTTAAAAATATAAGAGACAACACCACCGAgcaatagattttttttgcatgtatgatttttatatgaaatatcTTTGCTTAAAATAATAGTAGcatttagtttttgtaaaagGATTAAGATAATGTTTGATCCATGAATGTGTGTATAGTGACATGAaatttaatttctaattaaatatataagtaGTTTTCTACCTTTTCTATCTattaaatgaaataaagattGGCATGATTAGGTGACCGGAAAATAAAATGCCCTTTGACTAATTCACAGTTTCAACTTTTAATTAGTACTACTATTTTTTCAGAGATCAATAGAAAGTTTGAAAACGTTGATCACGACTGTCACtcatttaaacattttaatctCCAAAAGGACACTATGTCTCTTTAGGATATCTATTGGATAGCCATATACCGACTCCATATGATTTCATGGTAAATTTCTTTCAGCCAAGTTGTGAATGGTGGACAATGGAGACATAATATGCCAATactatgtatataataaatgaaatttaaaatttcgtATCTCAAACTACGTTAcacaatttataatatttacacTAAACCACTTTTAACATTTTAACCTAGTTTgaaaaagtgatttttttttgtcttcttttcaaACTCATTCTATAAAAGGTTGTTTACTGTGTATgaagataaatgaaaattttggtttcagttattttcggtttttgagaaaaacctactactatctatatatacatttttcaagtacatttaacaaataaatcctgaaattGCCACCTATTTATAAGACTGACATTGgcattaaatattaatttgtttttcatttaattaattaatattaagtttatatttttaaaaacaagatttctcatcctaaataaatttccaaaaaaattggaaccactccctttaacattaagtattaattttataattgatttaattaatattaagtttccaattttacaaaacaatattttctcacacaaatttcaTAAACAATCGGTCTAACCAAGAAACGAATTGATTTTGGAGGAGGATCCGTGGCCGAGATTTTTGATTCAACGCATTGGTTTCCCCCTAAAATAaatgttcaaaatcaaatataaaatatatcattcaaaaaaCTAACggtatgattttaaaagataacaaacgtatttaccattcaatttgatatcttattcaaagaataataataaaatataaaagatattgcttgctcacaaatttatttttattttctattatgtattaaaaataatttttacttcacgggtttcatatgatgagtttctatagattaaaaatctttaaatatgTTGCCTGacccgcctagcatggcggtTTTGgaatatagaaccaacactaaagcttttagtttatctcatatacactatagatttgtaatcatagttttgaaaagtaacttataaattatttagtatatgaactacaaaatattacacatactataacatattcttaatattccgaaaaaaaaatacacataaaaatatacactaacatactatataggcatatacctctgtttaattctagagaacaaaacaaatctagaattttatattctatctaataacaaatttaatgtaattaggttataaactttataaaacgtaagaagaagaaaaaaaattctaaacaaaattctaaattagataaaaagttaattaattgaaaatttgaaaattaaataaattaaaaattattatttaaaatacaataatttataacatagttccgcggtgtaccgcgggtgaaatcctagttgtaattaaaagaatttaacTTGTAATTATCAGAGCAAAGCTTCACATAAGTTCACATAATTAATCACATCCTCATATCTTTACTGCTTTTCTTTATAATCCAAAGCACTATATCATCATAGAGTCAATGTTGGAAGAACTACTGTAAATCCAGTTAACAATCAAAATGTTTTCACTAAATCGAGTTAATAATTTGGTAACAATGGTATTGGGTTATCATTGGAGTTTGTATGATTGATTACTGGATGCCAAATATTTTGTTCTAACATTCAAATTTAGCacataaaacaataaatttccGGCGATTGACAATACATTTAGATTGATTGATGCATACgccaaatttttgttttgttttgccgACTCTCGCGTTAAGCAAACTTGTAATTATTGGGTTTTTCTATTGATAAAAGCATTTATGATGTTTATGAATCCAATTATATTGTCATCAGATTTCTCTTTCCGTGACCACTAACAAAATGAAGTGATAATGAGTAATTCTATATAATAATCTTTTCAGGAGTGGTCATCTTTATGGAATtctcaactttatatatataaactatatacaCACGCATACTAAACACCAAAATTTTCCAATGTTTGTGTGTTTCCCTTTATTGTTTGGTGACAAGTTTGTACTTCTTGGGATCAATATTTTAAGAAGGATAAGCCATATATTGAAATGTTGTAAAGTTGTAACCATATTATCTAGAATCGATCTAATATTGTTGtgatattttgcttttttttttgctttagtaGTATTTTGTTTAGAAGGTTTTGATCAAAGTTTATGTGACTTGACATAGTGATAGATTAAGATAATGGTTTTGGGAGAGTACTCTTTATTATGTATTCTTGAAATAGAAGACTACACAAACATATATCTACGGTACATTAATTAAACTATGATACATTAACCCTAATCTTATAATGCAATGTTTAAAGGGGGATTTAAAGTAGATAGTAAGATCTTATGTGCTTCGaaactcgaaaaaaaaaaaattatgaaacaaaaattcttaaaaaaatcaaaatccaataaCAATAGCAAATGGAATctttaaagaaaacaatgatgGCATGGGTTATGTGTGTTTTCGGTTCAAGAGTCAAGACAATGCACAAAGATCCAAAGAAAGGAactcaaacacacacaaaaacagagaaattaaatAGTAAAAGTGGAAGTTGTGTCATGTGTGATGTGTGATGCCCACTTATAATTATCGAGGTATCTAATTTGGTTTGGCTAAACCAAGCTGAAAtcgttttttgaaaattgaagcAATATTTTAGATTGTTCCCGATTTTAGTTCTCTATGTACGAAAAAATGACTTAACTATAACGAGATGTCATTGAGCTAGACATAGTGGATGAAGAAACCATGCTAACTAGAACTATACGTAACTTTTTGCGTATGTATACTTTGTATTTGACTTTGACGGTTAACCACATAAATCAGCCAATGTAACTAGAAACCGAGAAGTATAATTAGGAATCCTTACTTATTATAGGATGCATGTGTTATGTGATGTTATGTATATGCCATCCAGAAATGATCTATtattaatcgtttttttttaccataatatatatgtagCTTACTGATTTATATGCAGTGTCAtcatttgaatttaaatttatataactttTGGACCCTTTTTTCCTGCAAAAAACTGAACTACAATTTGAGGTTTTTGTCTTTCAAGTTCCAACGTCGAACTAATATATAGCAtcgttataatatatatatttttttgggcaaaatctaaagttttttttttgtctttaaatcATTGAAcatataaatttcaattttttgtagATTTAATGTACTGTTGATAAATTTAATCAGTAAgatattataaatgtttaaaagaaatgataatatcatcttaatataacaatttaaattgtCAATTACAATTCTATAAACATTttcttacatatttaaaataagtaaagTAAGTATACGGTTACCGCCTAGAATGATAGTGGCACAAAACTTGCGATTCACTGTTAAGTAGTAactacaaattaagaaaactaagagacaaaacaatcaactaTTTGGTCAAGCTCTTCTGGCCACGAGACAAAAACTCAGTAATCTTCTCCAAAGCCACCGTGCGTCCAAACTGGGCAAAACCATCGCACTGTCCGGTCTCTTTGTCAAGCTCCAAGAAAGTTAACTTCAAACTCTTCCGTTCCTCCTCCACCTCTCTCATAGCGACAGCCATCGAATACCGTTTCTTAACAGCAGACTCGGCTGCGACTCGAATCGATTTCTCAACACTTTCAAGTCGACTCACCAATTTGGTAATCTTCTCTACTTCTTTAAGAGCAACCGTTGTTCCTCTTTCCATCGAGCTCATCGCAGTCTTTTGTCGTTTCAAAGCTTCGGTTGATCTCTTTCACCTCGAAGCTACAAACGAACTCAACGCCTCCAATGGAACGAATCCAAAAATCCCCACCACCATCTTGCTAATGAATATAGCAACGATTACAGGAGCTAATAAAGCGGCAGTAACAATAGCTCTTCGACCTCTAACACGTCTCAATTTTTTATCAATTCCTTTCATCGTCTTCTCTAATTCCACAATCATCTTCGCCAGCTCTTCGTGACAGCTCTGTAATTTGCTGAGAAACTCACAATAATCCAAGTCGTGGTCATCAAAGTCGTTGAAGTTCCTCAGATCCCTGAATGTTTTTCTGAAACTCGCTTCCATTAGTCCCCCATAACTCAATTGTTCTTCATGAAAATCATTCAGAGCTTCATCAATCAAGTTATAATCCTTCTTCTCGGTTCTCTCTAAGCATGTCTTGAGAGAGTCGCAGATATGAGAAACAGATTTGCTAGTGCTGAAGTATTTGTTGAGAAGATGGAACAACTCCGGATCTTCACGTAGATCGGTCTGTTGAAATTCTATGAATAATTTGGACACGTCTTCGTCCATGTTGTCCATACAGTCCCCAAGTTTCTTTATGTTATCTTCTGATCGAGATCGAAGCATTCCCCTAGTTGTAGTGTTGCCAATGGTGGAAGTAGTAGTATGGGAGTGGGATAAACAGTGGATCTAGGTTGACGAGGCCTGAGAATACGTGACAAGAATGATTTGCAATATCTAATCTTCATTCTTTCGTAAagcaaaaaacagaaacaaagtcAGAGAACAGAGTTCACAAAGAATTTAGAGCAGAGTAAAGAGTTTCACACTTTTTAAATGAATAAAGAAGAATGAATATAGAACTATTGGTCATCGATTCGATCGTGTGTTATATATACGAAagaattttccatttttttcacGCTGCTAATTCTAAGCATTTCCCATTTTTTTCGAAGAAatatttcctttcttttcttgcCAAGTAGTAAagattttcccttttttttacGCAGTTGTATAAACCAAGAAAGAAATGGAAATATTAAGTTGATGTAACGGTCAATTCCTAAGTAattgtaaatattaaaaaataaaataaatcaacttACAGTCTTACACAGTACCAAAACcgaataattaattttaaattataatgaaCCAAATctggtaaaaaaattaatggaaatAGAAATTCAACTTAACCAAACCGGTAATcaaagttatttttataatctaattaaattaaaccgaGTCAACCGTAAACCTACTTTGACTTACTTGTTTACTATTCTAATCCGATGTCAAACCGGAAAATGGTTCCATCGCTGGAAACTGACCGGGAAAGAGACAAAAACCAAGTCTCAACATCTATAGCTTCTCTTCTCAAAAATAATTGTCGATGCGTCCGTTTCCAATTTCTCTGTTTTCCCTGGTGctctcttataaaaaaaaaatttgattcctTGGCTTGTAAGACACTACTTCTTTGGATAATATCTTAGGTCTTTTCAACTCTAAATCTCTTTGCTTTCGGTGTTCCTTCTTTGACGACTCACCTCTACTCTCGTTTTGGTGTAATGAGGAAAAGAGCAAAGAAAACGGTTAGTTTCGGAACTCGGAAGCAGGTCACTTATAAAATGCTGTTGCGGAGATTTAGAACGATGAAGTGATGGCTGAGTCTTTAGAGGCATCGACGCAGGAGATCTTCCCTCCACTTCGACCCCATCAGAAGGTagatgaagaagacggagagaaaaagaaagaggaagaaccaCTGAAATCTGATTTCTCAACTAAGGAAGATGCTTCTCCTTCTCAGCATCAGGGGCAGGAGAACGACACGGCCGAGGGAATGAATGAGGATAAGAAGAAACGTGGGGGTAAACCAAAGAGGGTAACGAAGAAGGAGACTGAGAATAAAGATGAGAAGAAACAGGCTCCGAGAGCTAAGAAAGCCCGAGCGACCAAACCACAGGAAGAGCCTGACTACTTTAAGGAGAAACGTAACCTGCAAGATTTGTGGAAAGCAGCCTTTCCAGGCTATCGGCAATGTCCCTAAGTTGGTTGAGGAACCCGTAGGTAAAGTCTTAGGATTAGACTTATCTAGGAAGCCTTAGTCGGTTTAGGGAATTAGGAAGGGTTAAAGAAAGTTGGACTAAGGAAGGTTGGTACGGGTTAAGCTTGACGGTTGGTCATGGTAGTACCCGCGGACATAGGCAATCCGGACAATGGTGGCGTCGGCCAGTGCGGAACGGTCATCGGTAAGGCAGATAGTGGTATTGCCGATCGATGCGGATTACCCTCGGTAATTTGCACGAATAAAGGACAGGTCCGGTACGTAACATTCTCTTAGGCTGGTACGCGAGCAGGTCCTTTGTGTATCACCCGCCAGTTCGGTACCCGGTGGTCGGACACGGCCGTACCGGTACGCTAACGAATGGACGGTCAGGATGCACGGACGCTTGCTAAGGGAATGGACGGCCAGGATCGTCCCAAAGGTGATGCTTATCCGATCAGCGTCCGTCCTTATCCGTTCGACCGGGATGCTTATCCAAACCGATCGTCCTTATCCGACCGCTAGGTGTTGCCACCGGAGCTGTGAAGAGTGTCCGCTAGGTGTCGCGCCAAGGGACGC from Camelina sativa cultivar DH55 chromosome 9, Cs, whole genome shotgun sequence encodes:
- the LOC109125203 gene encoding vicilin-like seed storage protein At2g18540 → MAESLEASTQEIFPPLRPHQKVDEEDGEKKKEEEPLKSDFSTKEDASPSQHQGQENDTAEGMNEDKKKRGGKPKRVTKKETENKDEKKQAPRAKKARATKPQEEPDYFKEKRNLQDLWKAAFPGYRQCP